The proteins below come from a single Plasmodium sp. gorilla clade G2 genome assembly, chromosome: 13 genomic window:
- a CDS encoding syntaxin, Qa-SNARE family gives MDRYDDFIKLCEKFNKNVNKFMDVKEEKRNVKDDFFITSSKIYTKLFSACEYIDNNTLKEYGLFMNSSSCSSIYFSKYKPKGKNKDNLLFLINNISEDIKNLEPQVQIHNDILNCLNNLLSIFVDIINKYDNNLSNYNLKLNTYTTFYFYDVKSVKCNFDFLNKLNTQIYGSDIYINKSKDNNSQLYSSLQRGKHIKVNKQNDNSLFIQDGDTISQGLNDDKHVHMNDMFVSQMNIKRNYINDDINTYDNNNNNNNNKNNNYVNNSTGGQDINLPTHLNSNENIKIHKSNLRKRRDLNNNSNNNNNSNSKQVHFNTYNYLDEENNPDESHNNNIFYQNNLLNNNQKLEFKKYVDLFEKEENTYIMETKKKIAKISNLMNIFVNKIYEQNENLKMIETIIEESIDNVSQGNNYLTKIKNKKNINSLIFFFLICTSIFLFILDFFK, from the coding sequence atggaTCGCTATGATGATTTTATAAAACTGTgtgaaaaatttaataagaaTGTGAATAAATTTATGGACGTAAAAGAAGAGAAGAGAAATGTGAAGGATGATTTTTTTATCACAAGTAGTAAGATATATACTAAACTATTTAGTGCTTGtgaatatattgataataatacattgAAAGAATATGGATTATTTATGAATAGTAGTTCATGTTCTTCAATTTATTTTAGTAAATATAAACCTAAAGGAAAGAATAaagataatttattatttttgataaataatatatcagaggatattaaaaatttagaaCCTCAAGTTCAAATACATAATGACATATTAAAttgtttaaataatttattaagtatatttgttgatataataaataaatatgataataatttaagtaattataatttaaaattaaatacatatactactttttatttttatgatgtCAAAAGTGTAAAGTGTAATTTTGATTTTCTTAACAAATTAAATACACAAATATATGGttctgatatatatataaataaatccaAAGATAACAATTCACAATTATATTCATCTCTTCAAAGAGGGAAACATATAAAAgttaataaacaaaatgataattcTTTATTCATACAAGATGGAGATACTATCTCTCAAGGATTAAACGACGACAAACATGTTCATATGAATGATATGTTTGTATcacaaatgaatataaaaaggaattatataaatgatgatattaatacatatgataataataataataataataataataaaaataataattatgtaaataattcAACGGGTGGGCAAGATATAAATTTACCTACACATCTTAACAGTAATGAGAATATTAAAATTCATAAAAGTAATTTAAGAAAACGAAGAGatctaaataataatagtaataataataataatagtaatagtaaacAGGTTCATTTTAATACATACAATTATctagatgaagaaaataatccTGACGAatcacataataataatattttttatcaaaataatttattaaataataatcaaaaactggaatttaaaaaatatgtagatctatttgaaaaagaagaaaatactTATATTATGGAaactaaaaagaaaatagcAAAAATTAGTAATCtaatgaatatttttgttaataaaatatatgaacaaaatgaaaatttaaaaatgatagAAACCATTATAGAAGAAAGTATTGATAATGTATCTCAAggaaataattatttgacaaaaattaagaataaaaaaaatattaattctcttatttttttttttctcatatgTACTTCAATCTTTTTGTTTATTcttgatttttttaaataa